One segment of Synechococcus sp. MU1617 DNA contains the following:
- the aspS gene encoding aspartate--tRNA ligase, with product MRSNGCGDLREQNIDQQVQLCGWVDRRRDHGGVIFIDLRDRSGTVQITVDPDLGAEAFAVAEHLRSETVLQVEGKVRARPGESLNDKLATGAVEVLASGITVLNSVKGNLPFPVSVHDEENTREELRLRHRYLDLRRKRMNDNLRMRAQTIQAARRFLEDAGFIEVETPVLTRSTPEGARDYVLPSRVCGGEWFALPQSPQLFKQLLMVGGIERYYQVARCFRDEDLRADRQPEFTQLDIEMSFMDQEQILELNESLICAIWKAVKGIELPRPFPRMTWHDAMERYGTDRPDTRYGMELTNVSDIVKDMGFKVFSGAVRSGGAVKCIAVPGGNDAVSNVRIKPGGDVFSEAQKAGAGGLAFIRVRDGGEIDTIGAIKDNLSDEQKQELLSRTGAEPGTLLLFGAGDTATVNKALDRVRQYLAKELGMVKTDRDNDQWNFLWVVDFPMFEFNSDENRYEALHHPFCAPNAEDLGSDASKWGDTLPGARAQAYDLVLNGLELGGGSLRIHDSALQRQVLQTVGLPLEEAQEQFGFLMDALDVGAPPHGGLAFGVDRMVMLLAGEESIRDTIAFPKTQQARCLMTNAPGGVADKQLEELHVASTWVEPDQED from the coding sequence CGAACAGAACATCGATCAGCAGGTGCAACTGTGCGGCTGGGTGGATCGACGCCGTGATCACGGTGGGGTGATTTTCATCGACCTGCGGGACCGCAGCGGCACGGTGCAGATCACGGTGGATCCGGATCTGGGCGCCGAAGCCTTCGCCGTCGCCGAGCATTTGCGCAGCGAAACCGTGCTGCAAGTTGAGGGAAAAGTGCGGGCCCGGCCTGGCGAATCGCTGAACGACAAGCTGGCCACGGGTGCCGTGGAAGTGCTCGCGAGCGGCATCACCGTGCTGAACAGCGTGAAGGGCAACCTGCCCTTCCCCGTATCGGTGCACGACGAGGAAAACACCCGCGAAGAGCTGCGGCTGCGCCATCGCTATTTGGATCTGCGCCGCAAGCGCATGAACGACAACCTGCGGATGCGGGCCCAAACCATCCAGGCCGCCCGTCGCTTCCTGGAGGACGCCGGCTTCATCGAAGTGGAAACCCCAGTGCTGACTCGCTCCACACCGGAAGGTGCCCGCGACTACGTGCTGCCCAGCCGGGTCTGCGGCGGCGAGTGGTTTGCCTTGCCCCAGTCCCCCCAGTTGTTCAAGCAGCTGCTGATGGTGGGCGGCATCGAGCGCTACTACCAGGTGGCCCGCTGTTTCCGCGACGAAGACCTGCGCGCCGACCGCCAGCCGGAATTCACCCAGCTGGACATCGAGATGAGCTTCATGGATCAGGAGCAGATCCTGGAGCTGAACGAATCCCTGATTTGCGCCATATGGAAGGCCGTAAAGGGCATCGAACTGCCGCGGCCCTTCCCCCGCATGACCTGGCATGACGCCATGGAGCGGTACGGCACCGACCGGCCCGACACCCGCTACGGCATGGAGCTCACCAACGTGAGCGACATCGTCAAGGACATGGGCTTCAAAGTGTTCAGCGGTGCCGTGAGGTCCGGCGGCGCAGTGAAGTGCATCGCTGTCCCCGGTGGCAACGACGCGGTGAGCAACGTGCGGATCAAACCCGGCGGAGATGTGTTCAGCGAAGCCCAGAAAGCCGGTGCCGGTGGCCTGGCCTTCATCCGCGTGCGCGATGGCGGTGAGATCGACACGATCGGCGCCATCAAGGACAACCTCAGCGATGAGCAGAAGCAGGAACTGCTCAGCCGCACCGGCGCGGAACCCGGCACCTTGCTGCTGTTCGGCGCCGGCGACACCGCCACGGTGAACAAAGCCCTCGACCGGGTGCGCCAATACCTGGCCAAGGAGCTGGGCATGGTCAAGACCGACCGGGACAACGACCAGTGGAACTTCCTCTGGGTGGTGGACTTCCCGATGTTCGAGTTCAACAGCGACGAGAACCGTTACGAGGCCCTGCACCACCCCTTCTGCGCTCCCAACGCCGAGGATCTCGGCAGTGATGCGTCGAAATGGGGCGACACCCTGCCAGGAGCCAGGGCCCAGGCCTACGACCTTGTGCTCAATGGCCTTGAGCTCGGCGGCGGCTCCCTGCGCATCCATGACTCCGCTCTGCAGCGCCAGGTGTTGCAGACGGTTGGCTTGCCCCTCGAGGAAGCCCAGGAGCAATTCGGCTTCCTGATGGACGCTCTCGATGTAGGCGCACCTCCCCACGGCGGCCTGGCCTTCGGTGTGGACCGAATGGTGATGCTGCTGGCCGGCGAGGAATCCATCCGCGACACCATTGCCTTCCCCAAGACCCAGCAGGCCCGCTGCCTGATGACCAATGCTCCAGGGGGCGTGGCCGACAAGCAGCTGGAGGAACTGCATGTGGCCAGCACCTGGGTCGAGCCCGACCAGGAGGACTGA